A stretch of Clostridia bacterium DNA encodes these proteins:
- a CDS encoding efflux RND transporter periplasmic adaptor subunit, with product MGKMRWTLLIFLIAALVSGCASQPEAEEEFRVAVTTQMVEMGSLSISDRLNGTAKATDEVVITAGVPAEVDTVLVSAGSRVSKGDLLIKLDAESVNQQITQANANYSMAKLQLENAKDTYEKTARLYQEGAVSKQQYDSSKSQYELIRDGSFQQARVALDMAGDGLEQVNITAPIDGIVGYVNAQVGQTASMGLPIISIIDLSSVEATFGLSEKQINQVEVGKTIDVWFESIKEEPFSGIIVEASPQADAMTKSFAIKVQIDNPDERIKSGMSCTINLVQDTVVDGLIVSEDAIRYTDNESTVFVLIGETVRQVPVEVLLTDGERAAIRGDINQGDEIVVLGKERLSDGVSVQVIEEGAE from the coding sequence ATGGGAAAAATGCGTTGGACATTATTGATATTTCTAATCGCAGCTCTAGTTTCGGGCTGCGCTTCTCAACCAGAAGCTGAAGAAGAATTTCGTGTGGCTGTCACCACCCAAATGGTGGAAATGGGCTCACTTTCCATATCCGATCGATTGAACGGAACAGCGAAGGCTACGGATGAAGTGGTTATTACTGCTGGGGTACCTGCAGAGGTAGATACGGTGTTGGTTAGTGCTGGTAGCCGGGTTAGCAAAGGCGACTTGTTGATTAAGCTAGATGCTGAAAGTGTGAATCAGCAGATTACTCAAGCGAATGCAAACTACTCGATGGCTAAACTGCAATTGGAAAATGCAAAGGATACTTACGAGAAAACAGCTAGACTATACCAAGAAGGTGCCGTATCTAAGCAGCAATATGACTCTAGTAAGAGCCAGTATGAACTGATTCGGGATGGCTCCTTTCAACAGGCTCGTGTAGCCTTGGACATGGCTGGAGATGGTCTAGAACAAGTGAATATTACGGCGCCAATAGATGGTATTGTTGGCTATGTCAATGCTCAAGTAGGACAGACGGCTAGTATGGGCCTACCAATTATCTCGATCATTGATTTATCCAGTGTGGAAGCAACCTTTGGATTGAGTGAAAAGCAGATCAATCAAGTGGAAGTTGGGAAAACCATTGATGTATGGTTTGAATCTATTAAAGAGGAACCCTTTAGTGGAATCATTGTTGAGGCAAGTCCTCAAGCGGATGCTATGACCAAATCCTTTGCCATTAAAGTGCAGATAGACAATCCAGATGAACGAATTAAGTCAGGTATGTCCTGTACCATCAATCTGGTCCAAGATACGGTGGTTGACGGTTTGATTGTTTCTGAGGATGCCATTCGGTACACAGATAATGAATCAACTGTCTTTGTACTAATTGGCGAAACCGTCCGACAGGTACCAGTTGAAGTTCTATTGACCGATGGTGAGCGAGCTGCAATACGCGGTGATATAAACCAAGGTGATGAAATTGTAGTTTTAGGTAAGGAACGTCTAAGCGATGGAGTCTCTGTTCAAGTGATTGAGGAAGGGGCCGAGTAA
- the thiT gene encoding energy-coupled thiamine transporter ThiT gives MKNVRTLVEAGLMIALAQVLSYVTIITMPQGGSVTAGSMVPILFFALRRGWKQGMLAGAVYGTLQFILGPKYSFHIISLLFDYGVAFAALGLAGVVRPTSRVKIAIGTAIGVLGRFACHFVSGVVIWSTYAEGTNPYVYSLIYNGSYLLPEMIVSAIILMLIYLPVSQKIDQRA, from the coding sequence ATGAAGAATGTACGAACTTTGGTGGAGGCCGGCTTGATGATAGCTTTGGCTCAAGTGCTTAGCTATGTAACTATAATTACGATGCCTCAGGGCGGATCGGTTACGGCAGGCAGTATGGTGCCAATTTTGTTCTTTGCATTGCGTAGAGGGTGGAAACAAGGTATGTTAGCCGGGGCTGTATATGGTACCTTGCAGTTTATTTTGGGACCGAAGTATTCTTTTCATATTATTTCATTGTTGTTTGACTATGGTGTTGCTTTTGCTGCTTTGGGACTGGCTGGTGTCGTTAGACCGACAAGCAGAGTAAAAATCGCCATAGGAACTGCCATTGGGGTGTTGGGACGTTTTGCCTGTCACTTCGTTTCTGGTGTGGTGATTTGGTCTACTTATGCTGAAGGAACCAATCCTTACGTTTATTCCTTGATTTATAATGGTAGTTATTTGCTTCCAGAGATGATTGTTTCAGCAATTATTCTTATGCTTATTTATCTGCCTGTAAGTCAAAAGATAGATCAAAGAGCATAG
- a CDS encoding thermonuclease family protein, giving the protein MNKKVIRLIITIIVLIVGYLSQVSSPQSTDQLTPATISKHIDGDTFVVEVDGSQETVRLIGIDTPEKDGPYTEEEPFGQEASNFTAQALPLGTTVYLQIDESDRDTHDRLLRYVWLSPVEDLSDPDSIREQMFNAILIDKGYAEAKTYKPDVAYQQIFDDLEEEAKANKLGMYQ; this is encoded by the coding sequence ATGAACAAAAAAGTAATCCGTCTAATCATCACTATAATAGTATTGATTGTAGGATATTTAAGTCAGGTCTCAAGTCCGCAGTCAACAGACCAGCTGACCCCAGCCACCATATCTAAGCATATTGACGGAGATACCTTCGTTGTAGAAGTAGATGGTAGCCAGGAAACTGTTCGTCTCATCGGCATCGATACCCCTGAAAAGGATGGTCCTTACACAGAAGAAGAACCTTTTGGACAAGAAGCGTCCAATTTCACCGCACAGGCACTACCACTCGGCACAACAGTGTATTTGCAAATAGATGAATCTGACCGCGATACCCACGACCGACTCTTACGATATGTTTGGCTAAGTCCTGTAGAGGACTTGTCGGACCCAGACAGTATTCGGGAACAGATGTTTAATGCTATTCTGATTGACAAAGGCTATGCTGAGGCAAAAACTTACAAGCCCGACGTTGCCTACCAGCAAATTTTCGATGACTTAGAAGAAGAAGCCAAAGCAAATAAGCTTGGCATGTACCAATAG
- a CDS encoding DUF1232 domain-containing protein, with protein sequence MKHYKKDDTKEEQQEEQQEEQQEEQKTYYPDEIQFEGKRIRRYRKDYSEAKFMQKIKTGFGMAGKKVIYLALLLYYLMVDGKVPIKTKSIIMGALGYFILPFDLVPDVIPVVGFGEDLGILIAVFMEVQTYLSLKMREKARNKVREIFKEDLSDEEFDHFES encoded by the coding sequence ATGAAACACTATAAAAAGGACGATACAAAAGAGGAACAACAAGAGGAACAACAAGAGGAACAACAAGAGGAACAAAAGACCTATTATCCTGACGAAATCCAATTCGAGGGTAAACGCATAAGACGTTATCGCAAAGACTATTCTGAAGCCAAATTTATGCAAAAAATCAAGACAGGATTTGGAATGGCGGGCAAGAAGGTTATCTATTTGGCCCTGTTGCTTTATTACCTCATGGTTGACGGTAAGGTTCCTATTAAAACCAAAAGCATCATAATGGGGGCGTTGGGCTATTTCATTTTACCGTTTGACCTAGTACCGGATGTTATACCAGTTGTGGGTTTTGGGGAGGATTTGGGAATCTTGATTGCGGTGTTTATGGAAGTGCAAACCTATTTGTCGCTAAAAATGCGTGAAAAGGCGAGAAATAAGGTGAGAGAGATTTTTAAAGAAGACCTATCTGATGAAGAATTCGATCATTTTGAAAGCTAA
- a CDS encoding BMP family protein: MKRKKLLALGFVLIFAITMVAGCAPAAEEEPVEEPAEEPVVEEPAEEPMQAALLTSGPINDGGWNMLAYEGLLNLQDQYGFEVSYTENVKQDDQEAIMNDYARKGYDVIIGHGFEYGDAILAVAANHPDVHFINIGGMAVADNVASASFQTGEMGYVLGVMAGRMTETNKVGFVGAMEIPTIAADVEAFKAAIAEVNPDCDVMVTYTGSWVDIAAGKEAAIGQIDAGADIIYGVGDACDAGAIQACEEADHLVKFIGWSADMSSLGPNTVITSGYQSISTLIGNVVDTILDGTFEGKSTPYGIADGVQYFATWNDDLITPEDKDATIAVFNEFMDGERVTEFPSN, translated from the coding sequence ATGAAACGTAAAAAATTACTAGCGCTTGGGTTTGTTTTGATTTTCGCAATAACAATGGTGGCTGGTTGTGCACCTGCTGCAGAAGAAGAGCCCGTCGAAGAACCAGCTGAGGAACCAGTGGTGGAAGAACCGGCTGAGGAGCCAATGCAAGCCGCATTACTTACCTCTGGCCCTATCAACGATGGTGGTTGGAATATGTTGGCTTATGAAGGTCTTCTAAACTTGCAAGACCAGTATGGTTTTGAGGTAAGCTATACTGAGAATGTTAAGCAAGATGACCAAGAAGCCATTATGAACGATTATGCAAGAAAAGGTTACGATGTAATCATTGGTCATGGTTTCGAGTATGGCGATGCAATTCTAGCCGTTGCTGCCAACCATCCCGATGTACATTTCATCAATATTGGTGGTATGGCGGTAGCAGATAACGTAGCATCAGCCAGTTTCCAAACTGGTGAAATGGGATATGTTTTAGGTGTTATGGCTGGAAGAATGACCGAAACAAACAAAGTTGGTTTTGTGGGCGCCATGGAAATCCCGACTATTGCTGCAGATGTGGAAGCATTTAAAGCAGCCATTGCTGAAGTAAATCCTGACTGTGACGTCATGGTAACCTACACAGGTTCATGGGTAGATATCGCAGCTGGTAAAGAAGCAGCCATCGGTCAAATTGATGCTGGCGCTGACATTATCTATGGTGTCGGTGATGCATGTGATGCAGGAGCCATCCAGGCTTGTGAAGAAGCTGACCATTTGGTTAAATTTATCGGTTGGTCTGCTGATATGTCTTCACTAGGTCCCAATACTGTAATTACTTCTGGCTATCAGTCAATTTCCACGCTGATTGGTAACGTTGTGGATACCATCCTTGACGGAACGTTTGAAGGAAAATCAACACCTTACGGTATTGCTGATGGGGTTCAATATTTTGCAACTTGGAATGATGACTTAATCACACCGGAAGATAAGGATGCCACTATTGCCGTATTCAATGAATTTATGGATGGAGAACGTGTTACTGAATTCCCATCAAACTAA
- a CDS encoding TetR/AcrR family transcriptional regulator, whose product MPKIIDYPKTRKNILLKSLPLFVDLGYQKVRLEDVGRAASMGRTSLYQYYKNKENLYCDMILMVVDKIKERVDEMIAMNDLTLLQKLAWLDEALLKDFGKSSISILFMEFLILAKRDKDDSYNELINHITEVEDYISRKLDEEVSKKALKDDEWMDLMQISFVLSMIQQLGLEDRNLHDSMMHAVGRKGKISKD is encoded by the coding sequence ATGCCGAAAATTATTGATTATCCCAAAACTAGAAAGAATATTTTATTGAAGTCGCTACCCCTATTTGTTGATTTAGGTTATCAAAAGGTACGGCTGGAGGATGTGGGCCGTGCAGCAAGTATGGGGCGAACCAGCCTGTATCAATACTATAAGAATAAAGAAAATTTGTATTGTGACATGATACTGATGGTGGTTGATAAAATCAAGGAACGTGTTGATGAGATGATTGCCATGAACGACTTGACCTTGTTGCAAAAATTGGCTTGGCTTGATGAAGCATTGCTAAAGGATTTTGGTAAGAGCAGTATTAGTATCTTATTTATGGAATTTCTAATTTTGGCAAAACGAGACAAGGATGATTCTTACAACGAGTTGATAAATCATATTACGGAAGTAGAAGACTATATAAGTCGCAAGTTAGATGAGGAGGTGTCAAAAAAAGCATTAAAAGACGATGAGTGGATGGATTTGATGCAGATTTCATTCGTTTTGTCCATGATTCAACAATTAGGGTTGGAAGATAGAAATTTACATGACAGCATGATGCATGCAGTGGGAAGAAAAGGGAAAATTTCTAAGGACTAA
- a CDS encoding radical SAM protein produces MAVKSNLSKAMLEKALGYLRKDPMANFPKLLKWAGKIPMEPGTRNQYELIKDAWENGGNWRELIEKILTEVDPHVRNTLIYNIGIHAGIEGAKELNIARKKYDRNIPWAILMDPTSACNLKCIGCWAAEYKKTDSMSYELLDDIIKQGKELGIRTYIYSGGEPTIRKADLIGLARKHKDCVFLAFTNGTLFDEAFAKEIQEVGNITFAISVEGFKKENDMRRGEGTFDKIMAGMDILKAHGIPFGFSTCYHSGNVDVVGSEEYIDLMIEKGCYFGWYFTYIPLGKDAVPELLANAEQREFMYHQLRKFRKEKPLFTMDFWNDGEHVDGCIAGGRRYLHINAAGDVEPCAFIHYSSANIHDVSLLEALGQPLFKAYREGQPFNQNMLRPCPLLDNPECLRKMVLESDVHSTQPLDKEDVRDLTDKTKKVAEEWSVVADRLWQNN; encoded by the coding sequence ATGGCTGTTAAATCGAACTTGAGTAAAGCAATGTTAGAAAAAGCACTAGGCTATCTCAGAAAAGACCCTATGGCTAATTTTCCAAAGCTTCTGAAGTGGGCCGGCAAGATTCCGATGGAACCTGGTACTAGAAACCAATACGAGTTAATTAAGGATGCTTGGGAAAATGGTGGCAACTGGCGTGAACTTATTGAAAAGATTCTGACTGAGGTAGATCCTCATGTGCGCAATACCTTAATCTACAACATTGGAATTCATGCCGGAATTGAAGGCGCCAAAGAACTGAATATTGCAAGAAAAAAATATGATAGAAATATTCCGTGGGCGATTTTGATGGATCCAACTTCTGCCTGCAACCTAAAGTGCATTGGATGCTGGGCGGCTGAGTATAAGAAAACAGATAGTATGAGTTATGAGCTATTGGATGATATTATTAAACAAGGTAAGGAATTAGGAATTAGAACCTATATCTACTCTGGTGGTGAACCAACCATTCGTAAGGCAGACTTGATAGGTTTGGCAAGAAAACATAAGGATTGTGTTTTTTTGGCATTTACCAATGGAACACTTTTTGATGAGGCATTTGCCAAGGAAATTCAAGAAGTAGGAAACATAACCTTTGCAATCAGTGTGGAAGGCTTTAAAAAAGAAAATGATATGCGCCGGGGAGAAGGTACTTTTGATAAGATTATGGCAGGCATGGATATACTGAAGGCGCATGGTATTCCCTTTGGCTTTTCAACCTGTTATCACAGTGGCAACGTGGATGTGGTTGGTAGTGAAGAGTATATAGACCTTATGATAGAGAAGGGATGCTACTTCGGTTGGTATTTCACCTATATTCCCTTGGGTAAGGATGCTGTTCCTGAATTGCTGGCAAATGCGGAACAACGGGAGTTTATGTACCATCAGCTTCGCAAATTCCGCAAAGAAAAACCCCTATTTACGATGGATTTTTGGAATGATGGGGAACACGTAGATGGTTGCATCGCAGGGGGAAGAAGATATTTGCACATTAACGCGGCGGGTGACGTGGAACCGTGTGCTTTCATCCACTATTCTAGCGCTAACATTCATGATGTTTCATTGCTTGAAGCACTTGGTCAACCCTTATTCAAAGCCTATAGAGAAGGCCAGCCGTTTAATCAGAATATGCTAAGACCGTGCCCCTTATTAGATAATCCAGAGTGTTTACGCAAGATGGTACTTGAATCAGATGTACATTCTACACAACCACTTGATAAGGAAGATGTTCGAGATTTGACAGATAAAACTAAAAAGGTAGCAGAAGAGTGGTCTGTTGTTGCAGATAGACTGTGGCAGAATAATTAA
- a CDS encoding EAL domain-containing protein, translating to MFRNIISWIVPAIIAILCVLWGFFNLYRQKKLETEKENLKHRVNEMKENLAQRDTLFREVLRALPGAFYELCFSKEEAAGFLSGKEKYPQWRKAFHFDRQEKPAEWWLERVHPEDREFLIRSWLTASSQKSEGKTLCYRLLDGRGIYRQILTCFSYSETNHAGMVRLKGLDLDITSIYQHRAGEGIERLLADALLEHQDILAAAIDRQGNICYANGLVQKHLGLSEEKLLGRSWEKTIMEVGEQTNCIENQAENFPSVASTPRNVRWLQKEALSEKGERTHLFLGIDATEIEKAKEEIKHLAYYDALTGLPNREKMFGDLRQYLQGENKKLAMLFIDLDEFKDINDVFGHDTGDEVLKTFTQILGLALADYPVYRLGGDEFVCLVDSASLQDEVKRLSRRIANLLQSPVSLHNKKYYLSCSIGAALYPKDAENEKELYKAADIAMYHAKEKGKNQLCFYDPELTNQALYRIAISSDIHKALLKGEYHMVYQPICTKEDLYGFEALIRWEHPVFGNIAPLSFIPLAEKNGTIGELGYWILDQVFTDIKNFCEKVSGQYVFFINISVKQLKDTKFVSKLKRKLFEREINAESVIFEITESTLIDDFEGYRETLKQIRDLGIRIALDDFGTGYSSLSYLTKLPVDIVKLDKSFIDNVALKSDKRLIYNLIQLIQDYGMQTLGEGVENRNQFEELKKLHCFYFQGYYLSKPKLPEDLWQDMGLVN from the coding sequence ATGTTTCGTAATATCATAAGCTGGATTGTTCCGGCAATCATTGCAATATTATGCGTTTTATGGGGCTTTTTCAACCTATACAGACAAAAAAAACTGGAAACCGAAAAAGAAAACCTCAAACATCGTGTAAATGAGATGAAGGAAAATCTGGCCCAAAGGGATACCTTGTTTCGTGAAGTATTGCGGGCATTGCCAGGGGCATTCTATGAACTTTGTTTCAGTAAAGAGGAAGCTGCTGGTTTTCTATCGGGTAAAGAGAAGTATCCTCAATGGCGAAAGGCTTTTCATTTTGACCGACAAGAAAAACCTGCTGAATGGTGGCTAGAACGTGTACATCCTGAAGACCGAGAGTTTCTAATTAGGTCATGGCTGACAGCTTCTAGCCAAAAAAGTGAGGGCAAAACGCTATGTTACCGACTCCTAGATGGCAGGGGAATTTATCGACAGATTCTTACTTGCTTTAGCTATTCGGAAACAAATCATGCAGGAATGGTAAGGCTGAAGGGGTTGGATTTAGATATTACCAGTATCTATCAACATAGGGCTGGGGAAGGAATTGAGAGGCTATTGGCGGATGCCTTACTTGAGCACCAAGATATTTTGGCAGCAGCCATAGACCGCCAGGGGAACATATGCTACGCCAATGGTTTGGTACAAAAACATTTGGGATTGAGTGAAGAAAAATTATTGGGTCGCTCTTGGGAGAAGACTATTATGGAGGTTGGCGAACAGACAAATTGTATTGAAAATCAAGCCGAAAATTTCCCATCTGTGGCAAGCACTCCAAGAAATGTGCGTTGGCTTCAAAAAGAAGCACTCAGTGAAAAAGGAGAAAGGACGCATCTATTCTTGGGGATAGACGCAACTGAGATTGAGAAGGCAAAAGAAGAAATTAAGCATCTTGCATACTACGATGCATTGACTGGACTCCCCAACAGGGAAAAAATGTTTGGTGACCTGAGACAGTATCTACAAGGTGAAAATAAAAAGCTTGCTATGCTATTTATCGACTTGGATGAATTCAAGGACATAAACGATGTGTTTGGACACGATACAGGTGATGAGGTTCTGAAAACCTTTACTCAGATTCTAGGTTTGGCTTTGGCTGACTATCCCGTCTATCGTTTAGGGGGAGATGAATTCGTATGCTTGGTGGATTCTGCCTCGTTGCAAGATGAGGTTAAAAGGCTGTCTAGGCGAATCGCAAATCTGCTGCAAAGTCCTGTTTCCCTTCATAATAAGAAGTATTACTTATCGTGTAGTATCGGGGCCGCCTTATATCCAAAGGATGCTGAAAATGAGAAGGAACTATACAAGGCAGCAGATATTGCCATGTATCATGCGAAAGAAAAGGGTAAAAACCAGCTATGTTTTTATGACCCTGAATTAACGAATCAGGCGCTGTACCGAATTGCCATATCTAGCGATATTCATAAGGCCCTGCTAAAGGGTGAGTACCATATGGTCTACCAACCGATTTGTACTAAGGAAGATCTTTATGGATTTGAGGCCTTAATTCGTTGGGAGCATCCTGTATTTGGAAACATTGCACCATTGAGCTTTATCCCACTAGCCGAAAAGAATGGAACCATCGGTGAACTCGGGTATTGGATCTTGGATCAAGTTTTTACCGATATTAAGAATTTTTGTGAAAAAGTAAGCGGTCAATATGTGTTTTTTATCAATATTTCTGTTAAACAGTTGAAGGATACGAAGTTTGTTTCGAAGTTGAAGCGAAAACTGTTTGAAAGGGAAATAAATGCTGAAAGTGTGATATTTGAAATTACAGAATCTACACTGATTGACGATTTCGAGGGCTATCGGGAAACATTAAAGCAAATTCGTGACTTAGGCATTCGAATTGCCCTAGATGATTTTGGTACCGGTTATTCTTCACTCAGCTATCTGACGAAATTACCCGTCGATATTGTTAAGCTTGATAAGAGCTTTATTGATAACGTTGCCTTAAAGTCTGATAAAAGGTTGATTTACAATCTGATTCAGTTGATTCAGGACTATGGAATGCAAACATTAGGCGAAGGGGTCGAGAATCGGAATCAATTTGAGGAACTGAAAAAGTTGCATTGTTTCTATTTTCAGGGGTACTATTTGAGTAAGCCAAAACTACCGGAAGACCTTTGGCAGGATATGGGACTGGTAAACTAG
- a CDS encoding MATE family efflux transporter, with amino-acid sequence MEVQEAINQEVLQKDPKRLLIQYAIPSMIAMLSQALYILIDGIFIGNFVGAKGLAAINLVMPAWSLMSGIGLMLSIGGGTLISIRIGQNDRRGARLLFARVFTTLIILSLFGTVVALVCIQPIAYLLGATETILWEVMSYIRYISYFFFAYLCNYFLDYILRASNQPKRAMHIMVAASLLNILLDYLAIVVLDWGVKGAAVASGLAMTSAFILFVWSLRNCEMRYSFMPKRIPRPLLFRALYNGSSELFTELSFGVSTLIYNLALMRHIGVLGVSAFAVVTYINVILAFLIFGFGIAMQPLISINYGAGRLDRVRAILRIAYLFGFSLVAPVSLLIFTQRGFLVGLFVSNRPDLVALSTHALGIITLNFIFMCFNVISSSYFTAIEWAGTSAVISILRGMVFTFIGVNLLPLFLQTDGIWWTSPFTEFATLMVAAPLLLRNMKKMREDFGRRNNETL; translated from the coding sequence ATGGAAGTCCAGGAAGCGATAAATCAGGAAGTATTACAGAAAGATCCGAAACGTCTTTTAATCCAATATGCCATTCCAAGTATGATAGCCATGCTATCTCAAGCCCTGTACATCTTAATTGATGGTATATTTATAGGCAATTTTGTGGGAGCAAAGGGTCTGGCGGCAATTAATCTAGTTATGCCGGCATGGAGTTTGATGTCTGGTATTGGTTTGATGTTATCCATCGGAGGCGGAACCCTCATTTCGATTCGAATCGGTCAAAATGATCGTCGGGGAGCTAGGCTTCTTTTTGCGAGGGTATTTACAACCCTGATTATCTTATCTTTGTTTGGTACGGTAGTGGCCTTAGTATGTATCCAACCGATTGCCTATTTATTGGGAGCAACAGAGACAATTCTATGGGAGGTTATGAGTTATATCCGCTATATCTCATATTTCTTTTTTGCCTATTTGTGTAACTACTTTTTAGACTATATCCTAAGGGCTTCCAATCAACCTAAAAGAGCTATGCATATTATGGTTGCGGCCTCACTTCTAAATATCCTACTCGACTACTTGGCTATTGTAGTACTAGATTGGGGTGTAAAAGGGGCAGCCGTGGCTTCAGGATTGGCCATGACCTCGGCCTTCATTTTATTTGTTTGGTCGCTACGAAATTGTGAGATGCGCTATTCGTTCATGCCGAAGAGGATTCCACGGCCGCTGCTCTTTCGGGCTTTATATAATGGAAGTTCTGAGCTTTTTACCGAGCTAAGCTTCGGAGTTTCAACATTGATATATAATTTGGCATTGATGCGACATATTGGCGTATTAGGGGTCAGCGCATTTGCGGTGGTTACTTATATCAATGTAATCTTGGCTTTCCTAATTTTTGGTTTTGGCATTGCCATGCAGCCATTAATCAGTATAAATTACGGAGCAGGACGCTTGGACCGAGTTCGTGCCATCTTACGGATTGCATATCTCTTTGGATTCAGCTTGGTGGCACCAGTTTCTTTGCTGATTTTCACCCAACGAGGATTTTTGGTAGGCCTTTTTGTTAGTAATCGGCCAGACTTGGTAGCTCTGTCTACTCATGCTTTAGGAATCATAACCTTGAACTTTATTTTCATGTGTTTTAATGTCATCAGCTCATCGTATTTCACAGCGATTGAATGGGCCGGTACTTCAGCCGTAATCAGTATTCTCAGGGGGATGGTTTTTACTTTTATAGGGGTAAATCTCCTTCCACTGTTTTTACAGACCGATGGAATTTGGTGGACCAGCCCTTTCACAGAATTTGCGACCTTGATGGTAGCAGCTCCTTTGCTTTTGAGGAATATGAAAAAAATGAGAGAAGATTTCGGGAGGCGGAATAATGAAACACTATAA
- a CDS encoding DMT family transporter, with protein sequence MIRDISADCTLFMKEHLKCLSKRKQLIVNINQDSKPKAITMMLISSFSFALMQLFAKMAGDLPVAQKVFFRNLLGVIVLSVILLLKGIPPLGKKKNRKWLILRSTFGTLGIFTNLYAVGRMNLADSSMLNRFSPFFVMVLAAIFLKETIRKEHIRSLIVAFAGVLLVIKPSFSAQTLPALSGLFSALFAGSAYVIVRFLKGKEEPLTIVFFFSLFSCLMSLPLTLSAYHQPSVEQWWALAGFGIFALGGQYFITSAYKYAPAGEVSIYGYSTVIFSAVLGNLILSELPDFWSWIGIFLVLLSAFYLYRVNRQTIRSEPEKQK encoded by the coding sequence ATGATAAGAGATATTTCTGCAGATTGCACTCTTTTCATGAAAGAACACCTTAAATGTTTATCCAAAAGAAAGCAGTTAATCGTGAATATAAATCAAGATTCAAAACCCAAAGCCATAACGATGATGCTAATTTCATCATTTTCCTTTGCTCTGATGCAGCTATTTGCTAAGATGGCTGGCGATCTTCCCGTTGCCCAAAAAGTGTTTTTCAGAAACCTTTTAGGGGTCATTGTCCTAAGTGTCATCTTACTACTCAAAGGCATTCCACCACTGGGAAAAAAGAAGAACCGTAAATGGCTTATTTTGCGAAGTACTTTCGGCACCCTGGGCATATTTACAAATCTATATGCAGTTGGCAGAATGAACCTGGCAGATTCAAGCATGTTAAACCGATTTTCTCCTTTTTTTGTCATGGTATTAGCGGCAATCTTTCTTAAGGAAACAATCCGAAAGGAACACATTCGTTCATTGATAGTAGCCTTTGCCGGAGTGTTATTGGTGATTAAGCCAAGTTTTTCCGCACAAACTCTTCCAGCCCTATCGGGACTATTCTCCGCCTTGTTTGCTGGTAGTGCCTACGTGATTGTGCGTTTCTTAAAAGGAAAAGAAGAACCCTTGACAATCGTATTTTTCTTTTCCCTATTTTCTTGTCTTATGAGTTTACCCTTAACCCTATCTGCCTATCACCAGCCCTCAGTAGAGCAATGGTGGGCTTTGGCTGGATTCGGGATCTTTGCGCTTGGCGGACAATACTTCATTACTTCTGCCTACAAGTATGCACCAGCAGGAGAAGTTTCTATCTATGGTTACTCCACCGTTATTTTTTCGGCTGTTTTAGGGAACCTAATACTATCTGAATTACCTGACTTTTGGTCTTGGATCGGTATTTTTTTAGTCCTCCTATCTGCCTTTTATCTTTACCGTGTCAACCGTCAAACAATTCGTTCAGAACCTGAAAAACAGAAATAA